The following coding sequences lie in one Heyndrickxia oleronia genomic window:
- a CDS encoding MFS transporter, which translates to MEDRIKLQRATYHLWTFTVSKLISTSGAQVYSFAISFYILQLTGSATSFATNLLCNILPRTLAAPFIGYVADNYSRKIIIITSQIATTLAIGGLLFISLTSGLSLIAIYTTTCILSITSTFSGVTFTSSITGLVDEARIQKAMSLNQMSVSFASIGSPAVGGLLYGSVSMPVFLIIYLIASFIAVLLEATMNFNLFAKRKTKVDGSTKEPLLQSMKAGIHYLKLQPIIMTIIWISLLINFLFGAYEVGYSFILIEKLKIISQHFGFTQGAFAIGMLLLSIYFSIGKEVKFPLLTSKRGIIGMGIVLSSIALPLLISMTYGFTVLYYVMIMFCFGSLMITVNTPIQVMLQKKIDDDYKGRVFSILETMAMALMPLGMVLYGFLYDIFPAQWVLILSSFLLISVVLILARPSIIKKAHPELIKHVKGKARAVS; encoded by the coding sequence ATGGAGGATCGGATCAAACTGCAGAGAGCAACATATCATTTATGGACATTCACGGTTAGTAAACTAATTTCGACATCCGGGGCACAGGTGTATTCGTTCGCCATTAGCTTTTATATTCTACAATTAACTGGCTCAGCTACTAGCTTTGCTACAAATCTATTATGTAATATACTACCGCGGACATTGGCAGCACCTTTTATTGGATATGTTGCTGATAATTACTCACGTAAAATTATAATCATTACATCTCAAATAGCTACTACACTTGCTATTGGTGGGCTTCTATTTATCAGTTTAACCTCTGGATTATCATTGATAGCCATCTATACTACAACCTGTATTTTATCAATCACTTCAACCTTCTCCGGAGTAACATTTACCTCGTCTATTACAGGCCTTGTTGATGAGGCGAGGATTCAGAAAGCAATGTCATTGAACCAAATGTCTGTTTCCTTTGCTTCTATTGGAAGTCCTGCAGTAGGAGGATTATTATATGGAAGTGTTTCAATGCCAGTTTTTCTTATTATTTATTTAATTGCTTCATTTATCGCAGTTCTCCTTGAAGCAACGATGAATTTTAATCTTTTTGCAAAACGAAAGACGAAAGTAGACGGAAGCACGAAGGAACCCCTATTGCAAAGTATGAAAGCAGGAATTCATTATTTAAAATTACAACCTATTATCATGACAATTATTTGGATATCATTACTTATTAACTTTTTATTTGGTGCATATGAAGTGGGATATTCATTTATACTTATTGAAAAGTTAAAAATCATATCACAGCACTTCGGTTTTACACAAGGAGCATTTGCGATTGGAATGCTATTGCTCTCAATATATTTTTCAATAGGAAAAGAAGTGAAATTTCCACTTCTGACATCTAAAAGAGGAATTATTGGAATGGGTATAGTTTTAAGTTCCATTGCCTTGCCGTTACTAATCTCCATGACATATGGATTTACGGTTCTCTATTATGTAATGATTATGTTTTGTTTTGGCTCTTTGATGATTACTGTTAATACGCCAATCCAAGTGATGTTGCAAAAGAAAATAGATGATGATTATAAAGGGCGTGTTTTTTCGATCCTTGAAACAATGGCAATGGCCTTGATGCCATTAGGAATGGTTCTTTATGGTTTTTTATATGATATTTTTCCGGCTCAATGGGTCTTGATTTTATCAAGCTTTCTTTTAATTAGTGTGGTTCTTATTTTGGCTCGACCATCTATAATAAAGAAAGCACATCCTGAATTGATAAAACATGTAAAAGGGAAAGCTAGAGCTGTTTCATAA
- a CDS encoding stalk domain-containing protein — MIKRIKALCVLVIVVLVALSSNFNVSAATLVGKDLYTMKNVSIEINGKKASIKSSILNKKGHLLLPMRELYEALGAQVSWDPKKKTASSIRNGKRVDLTINSKTAKVDGVNVSMEVAPLLYKNRTYFPLRFASENFDGIVVWNEGKQKVEITLDQSNGSNPPPTPNVPEGEKYTLYINNQKIMMDDPVIIKEGRTYIPAKYFYNYVEDSSGLWVSDRVFEMLLAGLSFQFTDGSNNILVNQEPVSIDEKPFIKSGEMYVPAPFLVKALGGNLRNLVGRKEIYITFNDYMFYSEFLEKQEGSTPKPQYIPNAQLEGSRNLLVSDNPEKINAYMLYGTTATLSMQEVQSTTATNEHRVFGWHLNELGTKAKIAITIQNISDTNSIKITNSKGLAKTSDNSWITYNVGLPIADSLLNGKLKNSESTGIVINPGETKVIEAYDLAPEFLVGFLQDIDISSVNGGNSKYIIRTVLAQNDEDLTKVHSDPISTDRYAHPRGAWPQSTLKTEIPAYTVGTPEVGYNLSNGQTDHLLTAENSLSTINGSVGNPGHFGMTYKVSIPIVNPTGSPAKVKIVLAGRGGLYSGAVKMNGKVHLIPTLKPSQEYVELPEYTVSGSSDTINLEIMHAGGANLPVAVYVESVE, encoded by the coding sequence ATGATTAAGAGAATTAAAGCATTGTGTGTCCTTGTAATTGTCGTATTAGTTGCACTTTCTTCAAACTTTAATGTCTCAGCAGCAACACTTGTTGGGAAAGATCTATATACAATGAAGAATGTTTCAATCGAGATTAATGGAAAAAAGGCTTCTATCAAATCGTCTATTTTGAATAAAAAAGGTCATCTTTTATTACCAATGAGAGAATTATATGAAGCACTTGGTGCACAAGTGTCATGGGATCCAAAGAAGAAAACAGCAAGTTCTATTAGAAATGGAAAACGTGTGGATCTAACGATTAATTCTAAGACTGCCAAGGTGGATGGAGTAAACGTTTCAATGGAAGTCGCTCCTCTACTTTATAAGAATAGAACATATTTCCCTCTAAGATTCGCCAGTGAAAATTTCGATGGGATCGTTGTTTGGAATGAAGGAAAACAAAAGGTTGAAATTACATTAGATCAATCAAACGGAAGTAATCCTCCTCCTACTCCAAATGTACCGGAGGGAGAAAAGTATACGTTATATATTAATAATCAGAAGATAATGATGGACGATCCAGTTATCATTAAAGAGGGTAGGACATATATTCCTGCTAAATATTTTTATAATTATGTTGAGGATTCATCAGGTTTATGGGTATCTGATCGAGTGTTTGAAATGTTGTTAGCTGGACTTAGCTTCCAATTTACAGATGGAAGCAACAATATATTAGTCAATCAAGAACCTGTTTCTATAGATGAGAAACCATTTATCAAATCAGGAGAAATGTATGTTCCTGCTCCTTTCCTTGTTAAAGCTTTAGGGGGGAATTTACGTAATCTTGTTGGCAGAAAAGAAATCTATATTACGTTTAATGATTATATGTTTTATAGTGAGTTTTTGGAAAAACAGGAAGGTTCAACTCCTAAACCTCAATATATACCAAATGCTCAATTAGAAGGATCACGAAATTTATTAGTTAGTGACAATCCGGAGAAAATTAATGCATATATGTTATACGGAACTACAGCAACACTTTCAATGCAAGAGGTTCAATCAACTACAGCAACAAATGAGCACCGAGTATTTGGCTGGCATTTAAATGAACTTGGTACAAAAGCCAAAATTGCCATTACTATTCAAAATATCTCGGATACAAATAGTATTAAGATTACGAATTCTAAAGGGTTAGCGAAAACTTCGGATAATAGTTGGATTACTTATAATGTAGGTTTACCAATTGCAGATTCCCTATTAAATGGAAAATTAAAAAACTCTGAAAGTACTGGTATTGTTATAAATCCAGGCGAGACAAAAGTGATTGAAGCATATGACTTGGCTCCAGAGTTTCTAGTCGGCTTCTTACAGGATATTGATATTAGTTCTGTAAATGGAGGAAATAGTAAGTATATTATACGAACTGTTTTAGCTCAAAATGATGAAGATTTAACAAAGGTTCATTCTGATCCAATTTCAACAGATAGATATGCACATCCTAGAGGTGCCTGGCCACAGTCTACACTAAAAACGGAAATACCAGCCTATACAGTTGGCACACCAGAAGTGGGTTATAATCTTTCAAATGGTCAAACAGATCATTTGTTAACGGCTGAAAATTCACTATCTACTATCAATGGGTCAGTTGGAAATCCAGGTCATTTTGGAATGACTTATAAGGTAAGTATTCCAATTGTAAATCCAACTGGTAGTCCAGCAAAAGTAAAAATCGTTTTAGCAGGTAGGGGTGGTCTTTACAGTGGAGCTGTGAAGATGAATGGAAAAGTTCATTTAATCCCAACACTTAAACCTAGTCAGGAATATGTAGAGCTTCCTGAGTATACGGTAAGTGGTTCATCAGATACCATCAATTTAGAAATTATGCATGCTGGTGGCGCTAACTTACCAGTTGCTGTTTATGTAGAATCAGTTGAATAA
- a CDS encoding DUF3949 domain-containing protein — MDIVFIVLGSIYVLYILIMVPLQYSYISSMKELEKTTRKSHNEIYEDMSFENEQLHYHLQGSIFNLPSNLIASVIYKFRHHKK, encoded by the coding sequence ATGGACATTGTTTTTATAGTTCTTGGATCTATATATGTTCTTTATATCTTGATAATGGTTCCTTTGCAATATTCTTATATTTCATCTATGAAAGAGTTAGAGAAAACTACTAGGAAATCACATAATGAAATATATGAGGATATGAGTTTTGAAAATGAGCAACTTCATTATCATCTTCAAGGAAGTATCTTTAATTTGCCTTCCAATCTAATTGCTTCGGTTATTTATAAATTTCGCCATCATAAAAAGTAG
- a CDS encoding PTS sugar transporter subunit IIA — protein MVFNFFKKEKEELQIYAPINGEIISIEEVPDPVFNQKMMGEGVAVIPTEGSICSPVDGTILQVAPTKHAVGILAKDGSEILIHIGLETVALKGEGFQVAVTTGDKVSKGQRLIDVDWEYIKLHAKSIITPIVITNSSHGDKQYIVTKEKEGIQGETVIITSSET, from the coding sequence ATGGTATTCAACTTTTTTAAAAAAGAAAAAGAAGAATTACAGATATATGCACCAATTAATGGAGAGATTATTTCGATTGAAGAGGTACCTGATCCTGTTTTTAATCAAAAGATGATGGGAGAGGGAGTTGCGGTTATTCCAACAGAGGGGAGTATTTGTTCTCCAGTTGATGGAACAATTCTTCAAGTTGCCCCTACAAAACATGCAGTGGGAATCCTTGCTAAGGATGGTTCGGAAATTTTGATCCATATTGGTTTAGAGACGGTCGCATTAAAAGGAGAAGGGTTTCAGGTTGCTGTAACTACTGGTGATAAAGTTTCAAAGGGACAACGACTGATTGATGTTGACTGGGAATATATTAAGCTACATGCTAAAAGCATTATTACGCCAATTGTTATAACAAATAGTAGTCATGGAGATAAACAGTATATCGTTACAAAGGAAAAGGAAGGCATACAAGGAGAAACCGTAATCATCACATCTTCCGAAACGTGA
- a CDS encoding PRD domain-containing protein produces MKISKILNNNAVIVVDNQQEKIAVGAGIAFGKKRNDILNSGKIEKLFVMKENEKLQQLLSRIPEEHFIISEKIISFAEDYIGTKLNEHIHIALTDHLSFAIEREREGIQLKNKLLHEIRILYKKEFEIGLWAIKHIKESCNIDMPIDEAAYIALHIHTMKVQGGDMRQTVIQTTIIRDIVETITKFLQIKVSEDDISYHRLITHLRFALTRINQSEVNTMDEEMLDMIKKKFPLSYQCTLEVAKKVSSQHGIVLPDHELGYITLHIERLQKQ; encoded by the coding sequence ATGAAGATATCAAAGATTCTTAATAATAATGCTGTGATTGTAGTAGATAATCAGCAGGAGAAGATTGCGGTTGGAGCAGGAATTGCCTTTGGTAAGAAGAGAAATGATATTTTAAATTCAGGGAAAATAGAAAAACTTTTCGTAATGAAGGAAAATGAGAAGCTTCAACAGCTGCTAAGTCGGATACCGGAAGAGCATTTTATCATCTCGGAAAAAATTATTTCCTTTGCTGAGGATTATATTGGAACAAAGTTAAATGAACATATTCATATCGCACTGACGGATCATCTTTCGTTTGCAATTGAAAGAGAACGTGAAGGAATTCAATTAAAAAACAAGCTTCTCCATGAGATAAGAATATTGTATAAAAAAGAGTTTGAAATTGGGCTTTGGGCAATTAAGCATATTAAGGAGTCTTGTAATATTGATATGCCCATCGATGAGGCTGCGTATATTGCCCTTCATATACATACAATGAAGGTTCAGGGTGGTGATATGCGACAAACAGTCATACAAACAACGATTATTAGGGATATTGTTGAGACCATCACAAAATTTTTACAAATTAAAGTAAGTGAAGATGATATTTCTTACCATCGACTGATCACGCATTTACGATTTGCTTTAACTCGTATTAATCAGTCAGAAGTGAATACAATGGATGAAGAGATGCTGGACATGATCAAAAAGAAATTTCCACTCTCCTATCAATGTACGTTAGAAGTGGCTAAGAAAGTATCATCACAACATGGCATAGTCTTGCCAGACCACGAATTAGGATATATTACCCTGCATATTGAAAGATTACAAAAGCAATAA
- a CDS encoding 3-ketoacyl-ACP reductase produces MAQSLKGKVAFVTGAGKGIGRAIAIALAKEGVNVGLLARTEGTLKEVSNEIEKLGVKAAYATVDVSSLAEVEKAIEKVTNELGKADILINNAGIGKFASVLDMDPEEWKKTIDVNLMGTYYVTRVVLPQLIEKNAGDIINISSTNGLNGAATSSAYSASKFGVIGFTESLAQEVRRNNIRVTALTPSTVVTELAVQSNLITKNEEKYIQPEDIAEFIVSQLKLNPRVYVKTASLLGTNPF; encoded by the coding sequence TTGGCACAGTCATTAAAAGGAAAAGTAGCATTTGTAACAGGTGCTGGAAAAGGGATTGGCAGAGCTATCGCCATTGCTCTAGCAAAAGAAGGAGTTAATGTTGGCTTACTTGCACGTACGGAGGGAACACTTAAAGAGGTTTCTAATGAAATAGAGAAATTAGGGGTAAAAGCAGCTTATGCAACTGTAGATGTTTCTTCCTTAGCTGAAGTGGAAAAAGCAATCGAAAAGGTAACAAATGAGCTTGGAAAAGCAGATATTTTAATCAATAATGCAGGTATAGGTAAATTTGCATCAGTTTTAGATATGGATCCTGAAGAATGGAAGAAAACCATCGATGTTAATTTGATGGGAACGTATTATGTCACTCGAGTGGTACTCCCTCAACTAATTGAAAAAAATGCTGGGGATATTATCAATATTTCATCTACGAATGGTTTAAACGGTGCAGCGACTTCAAGTGCATATAGCGCTTCTAAATTCGGAGTTATTGGCTTTACAGAATCATTAGCTCAAGAAGTTCGCCGCAACAATATTCGAGTGACAGCATTAACGCCAAGTACAGTTGTAACAGAACTGGCTGTACAAAGTAATTTAATCACAAAAAATGAGGAAAAATACATTCAGCCAGAGGATATTGCAGAATTTATTGTTTCTCAATTGAAATTAAATCCAAGAGTTTATGTGAAAACAGCTAGTCTTTTAGGAACAAATCCATTCTAA
- a CDS encoding MFS transporter, with the protein MSLLFRNRGAILLLMLNIFLIFTGIGLVIPIMPTYMIELHINGSIVGLLVAAFSLTQLIFSPFGGKLSDSIGRKKIIIAGMIIFAVSEWIFGVANSSFLLFASRMLGGIGAALIMPSVMAYAADVTSTKERAKGMGFINAAITTGFIIGPGIGGYIAEFGIRVPFFAAAVAGVVAAIITLLVLPESNIKKESELAQPRQTNKQSLISQLLHSYKEPYFLSLIIVFVMSFGLANYETVFGLFVDQKFGFSPKDIAFIITFGSISGAVVQMTIFGWMLNRFGERKVISSCLIIASLFVLLTLFVHKYWLIVVVTFIVFLSIDILRPAIGTQMSKMAQDQQGYVAGLNSAYTSLGNIMGPIVAGFLFDMNVNYPYVSAFIVLFACFVLSIRAARKVDSINTQVKLRKS; encoded by the coding sequence ATGTCATTATTGTTCAGAAATAGGGGAGCTATATTGCTTCTTATGCTAAATATATTTTTAATTTTTACGGGAATTGGTCTTGTTATACCTATAATGCCGACTTATATGATCGAGCTACATATTAATGGGAGCATCGTAGGATTGCTTGTTGCAGCTTTTTCTCTAACCCAGCTTATATTCTCTCCATTTGGTGGGAAACTATCAGATTCAATTGGCAGAAAAAAGATTATAATTGCTGGAATGATCATTTTTGCTGTTTCTGAATGGATATTTGGAGTAGCTAATTCATCATTTCTTCTATTCGCTTCTAGAATGCTAGGAGGAATCGGTGCCGCTTTAATTATGCCGTCTGTTATGGCATACGCAGCGGATGTAACATCTACTAAAGAGAGAGCTAAAGGTATGGGTTTTATTAATGCTGCTATAACTACTGGATTTATTATTGGACCAGGAATTGGTGGCTATATAGCTGAATTTGGGATTCGTGTACCATTCTTTGCTGCAGCAGTTGCGGGTGTGGTTGCGGCGATTATTACTTTACTCGTATTACCAGAATCTAATATTAAAAAAGAATCTGAATTAGCACAGCCTAGACAAACAAATAAACAAAGTTTAATCAGTCAATTGCTTCACTCCTATAAGGAGCCATATTTTTTAAGTTTAATTATCGTGTTTGTTATGTCGTTCGGTTTAGCTAACTACGAAACGGTTTTTGGATTGTTTGTTGATCAAAAGTTTGGGTTTTCACCGAAAGATATTGCGTTTATTATAACATTCGGATCTATTTCAGGTGCAGTAGTACAAATGACTATATTCGGATGGATGCTAAATCGCTTTGGAGAGAGGAAAGTTATTTCATCTTGCTTAATTATTGCTAGTCTATTTGTATTATTAACTTTATTTGTGCATAAGTATTGGCTGATTGTTGTAGTCACTTTCATTGTGTTCTTATCAATTGATATTTTACGACCTGCCATTGGAACACAGATGTCGAAAATGGCTCAGGATCAACAAGGATATGTAGCTGGATTAAACTCGGCTTACACAAGTCTGGGGAATATCATGGGTCCTATAGTGGCTGGTTTCCTATTTGATATGAATGTTAATTATCCATATGTTTCAGCTTTTATCGTTCTTTTCGCCTGTTTTGTTTTGTCAATCCGGGCAGCAAGAAAGGTTGACAGCATAAATACCCAAGTTAAACTAAGGAAAAGCTAA
- a CDS encoding aminoglycoside phosphotransferase family protein, with translation MGNLLHLIDWKEKNNREMDKLLSVKEALTVQSMNSGYEAEVVKIIHQGDQFVLKVWNRDSKPNIQFQYHLLQMLTQREVPVSRPLAWGVDSKENKVLLTTYDGHPFQTFSRKNITEMARILSKIHGISPYQIKNANLPKYQFIDYFFFGIEEHQDLSQLLIQLVKKAQIAQSDFIHGDYHFENIVEETETFTVIDWTNAQLGDKRYDFAWSVFLLKIYGISEKHASLFRSVYISEHSISQDEEEVLEAIACIRWFLFYRKNRIPIRNNTLDKVQKIIKNNPYLNKTLLYT, from the coding sequence ATGGGAAATCTACTTCATCTGATTGATTGGAAAGAAAAAAATAATAGGGAAATGGATAAACTTTTATCCGTTAAGGAAGCTTTAACCGTTCAATCGATGAATTCTGGATATGAAGCTGAAGTAGTCAAAATTATTCATCAAGGCGATCAATTTGTACTTAAAGTATGGAATAGGGACTCTAAACCAAATATTCAATTTCAATATCATTTATTACAAATGCTTACTCAAAGAGAGGTTCCTGTTTCAAGGCCATTAGCATGGGGAGTGGATAGCAAAGAAAATAAAGTATTATTAACAACATATGATGGACACCCTTTTCAAACATTTAGTAGAAAAAACATCACTGAGATGGCACGGATTTTATCAAAAATACATGGGATATCTCCATATCAAATTAAAAATGCTAATCTACCAAAGTATCAATTTATCGATTATTTTTTTTTCGGGATTGAGGAACACCAAGATCTTAGTCAATTATTAATCCAGTTGGTAAAAAAAGCGCAAATAGCACAGAGTGATTTCATTCATGGAGATTATCATTTTGAAAATATCGTAGAAGAAACGGAAACATTTACAGTTATAGATTGGACAAATGCTCAATTAGGGGATAAAAGATATGATTTTGCTTGGAGTGTATTTCTATTAAAAATTTATGGGATATCAGAAAAACATGCTTCATTATTTCGTTCAGTTTATATATCGGAACATTCTATTAGTCAGGATGAAGAAGAGGTATTGGAAGCAATAGCTTGTATTAGATGGTTTTTATTTTATAGAAAAAATAGAATCCCTATCCGCAATAATACTTTAGACAAGGTTCAAAAAATAATAAAAAATAACCCTTATCTTAATAAAACTTTACTTTATACATAA
- a CDS encoding helix-turn-helix domain-containing protein: protein MLGERIRKLRKQKKMTLESLAGEGLTKGMLSLIENNKAKPSIESLAYIAERLGVETADLLEEMSVHELREILEQAETLYNRKPEDLPNKYIQLIELIEPYIPNLNQGYESARLLDIYCRCLYFNKRDDWQSFSEKAAQMYDQINLTGRRANLGIFRSMVKFTEHDYRQSLKILLNERKILETQHAYIDPMTMLDLDYHEAILHFAVDDLNTATKVMERAIQISKKYRTFYRIDDLYRLASAHAMMSNNKERINYYLMKLKQYGDFADDIQSILSHDLVMLIYLIKERKDYTKVLDLIERHMSNEEVLESFGPWMYLAKGEAMYGFGRYREAIDWLDKVEVPSHTHHPFDLAIFYEKDSYKALCYIHLKKWDQALLSANQAMENFNELPNSPFKEFSLQTLKFVQGEANKHNEKLDDNK from the coding sequence ATGTTAGGTGAACGAATAAGAAAGTTAAGAAAGCAAAAAAAGATGACACTTGAATCTCTTGCAGGTGAAGGATTAACTAAAGGGATGCTCAGCCTAATTGAAAATAATAAAGCGAAACCTTCAATTGAAAGTCTTGCCTATATAGCTGAAAGACTTGGAGTTGAGACAGCTGATTTATTGGAAGAAATGAGTGTACATGAACTAAGAGAGATCCTTGAGCAAGCAGAAACTCTATACAATAGGAAACCTGAAGATTTGCCTAACAAATATATTCAGTTGATCGAGCTAATTGAACCCTATATCCCAAATTTAAATCAAGGATATGAGTCAGCACGATTATTAGATATTTACTGCCGATGTCTTTATTTTAACAAGAGGGATGACTGGCAAAGTTTTTCTGAAAAAGCAGCACAAATGTACGATCAAATAAACCTTACTGGAAGACGAGCAAATTTAGGCATTTTTCGTTCAATGGTAAAATTCACTGAACATGATTACAGACAATCTTTAAAAATTCTGCTAAATGAAAGAAAGATACTTGAAACTCAGCATGCGTATATCGATCCAATGACAATGCTTGATCTTGATTATCATGAAGCCATATTACATTTTGCTGTGGATGATTTAAATACTGCCACAAAGGTCATGGAAAGAGCCATTCAAATCTCAAAAAAATATAGAACATTTTATCGTATAGATGATTTATATCGATTAGCTTCCGCACATGCAATGATGTCAAATAATAAGGAAAGAATAAATTATTATTTAATGAAGTTAAAACAATATGGAGATTTTGCAGATGATATTCAATCCATTCTATCGCATGATTTAGTGATGCTAATATATCTTATTAAAGAAAGAAAAGACTATACAAAGGTACTAGATCTTATAGAAAGGCATATGTCTAATGAAGAGGTATTAGAAAGCTTTGGACCATGGATGTACCTCGCAAAGGGTGAGGCCATGTACGGTTTCGGTCGTTACCGGGAAGCCATTGATTGGTTGGACAAAGTTGAAGTCCCATCGCATACCCATCACCCGTTTGACTTGGCCATCTTCTATGAAAAGGATTCATACAAAGCTCTTTGCTATATCCATTTAAAAAAATGGGATCAAGCGCTGCTGAGTGCAAATCAAGCTATGGAGAACTTTAATGAACTACCAAATTCTCCATTCAAAGAATTTAGTTTGCAAACATTAAAATTTGTTCAAGGAGAAGCTAACAAACATAATGAAAAACTCGATGATAACAAATAG
- a CDS encoding TetR/AcrR family transcriptional regulator, whose protein sequence is MNKKKIQSEQTKKRVADAARNLFANKGYKATSIEDIVEATGSSKGNIYYHFKSKEGLFLYLLDEWDKEWEQKWVEKESLYKTTKEKLFGMAEQMVLDDLNHPLTKAADEFFNNEEKTGEIEERIAEMVMGHLKFNQKLIQQGIDSGEFKKEDVESLAIILESLLIGLSQMSRKSTVEEALTLYKLAFNVFLFGISTSSNR, encoded by the coding sequence TTGAATAAAAAGAAAATCCAAAGTGAACAAACCAAAAAGCGTGTAGCAGATGCTGCAAGGAATTTGTTTGCTAATAAAGGATATAAAGCCACTTCAATTGAAGATATTGTTGAAGCTACCGGGAGTAGTAAAGGAAATATATATTACCACTTTAAAAGTAAGGAAGGATTATTTTTATATTTATTAGATGAATGGGATAAAGAGTGGGAACAGAAATGGGTAGAAAAAGAATCATTATATAAAACAACGAAGGAAAAACTTTTTGGGATGGCAGAACAAATGGTTCTTGATGATTTGAATCACCCACTTACAAAAGCAGCTGATGAGTTTTTTAATAATGAAGAAAAGACTGGTGAGATTGAAGAACGAATTGCAGAGATGGTAATGGGACATTTGAAATTTAATCAAAAATTAATTCAGCAAGGTATAGATAGTGGTGAATTTAAAAAAGAAGACGTAGAAAGTCTCGCTATTATTCTAGAAAGCTTATTAATTGGTCTAAGCCAGATGTCCAGAAAGTCAACAGTTGAGGAGGCATTAACTTTATACAAATTAGCATTTAATGTATTTTTGTTTGGAATATCAACAAGCTCTAATAGATAA
- a CDS encoding gamma-type small acid-soluble spore protein yields the protein MKEIDKNHMDRFTIAGTNIDEVKRQNERSGLSYNQVKEMLAKTTGGKGTWIYSDTNIEEVKKKNQQLMESE from the coding sequence ATGAAAGAGATAGATAAAAACCATATGGATAGATTTACTATTGCAGGAACAAATATTGATGAAGTAAAAAGGCAAAATGAACGATCAGGATTGTCGTATAATCAGGTAAAAGAGATGCTTGCTAAAACGACAGGTGGCAAGGGAACCTGGATCTATAGTGATACAAATATTGAAGAGGTAAAAAAGAAAAACCAACAGTTGATGGAATCTGAATAA